From the genome of Bradyrhizobium sp. G127:
CGCATTCGGCAACGCTGGGGGAAATCATCCGCGCGTTGTGGCTCAAGGCGGGCCCGGTCATCAATCTCGACCTGCGCGCCAACCCGGAGCGGCTGGCAAAGGGCGACGCCGTGCGTTTCCACGCCAACGTGCTGGCCGCCATTACGGCGGGTGACGAGGCGGGCGCGCGCGAGGGAATTGCAGCCGACATCAGCAGCGCGGCGGAGGTCATCCTGTCGCGCGGCGGTCTTGCCGAACAATAACAATCATCGTCAGGAGACGGCATGAACCTCGATATCAAGGGACTGCGGGTGCTGGTGACGGCGGGCGCCAACGGAATTGGACTCGCCATCGCGCGAGCCTTTGCCGGCGAAGGCGCAAAAGTTCATGTTTGCGATGTGGATACGTCCGCGCTTGCAGCGCTGAAGACCAGCGATCCAATGCTGACGCAAACGGTCTGCGACGTCTCCGATCGCGCCGCAGTGAAAGCATTGTTTACGGAAGCGGCCACCGTGCTCAGCGGACTCGATGTGCTGATCAACAATGCCGGCATTGCCGGGCCGACGGCGAAGGTCGAGGAGATGAATCCCGAGGATTGGGATCGCTGCCTCGATATTTGCCTCACCGGACAATTCAACTGTACGCGGCTGGCAGTGCCCTTGCTGCGCGAAAGCAAGAACGCCTCGATCGTCAATATCTCGTCGGCGGCCGGACGTCTCGGTTTCGCGATGCGAACGCCTTACGCCGCCGCCAAATGGGGCGTGATCGGATTCACGAAATCTCTGGCCATCGAACTCGGACCGGACAATATCCGCGTCAACGCAATCCTGCCGGGCCTCGTCGCAGGCGACAGGCAGCGCCGCGTGCTGGAGGCCAAGGCCCAACAGCGCGGCATCTCGTTTGCCGAGATGGAGCGAACGGCATTTTCCTATACATCGATCAAGGACTATGTGACGCCGCAGCAGCTCGCGGACCAGATCGTCTTCATGTGCAGCCCGCGCGGCAAAACCATTTCCGGCCAAGCCATCTCGATCTGCGGCGACACGCAGATGCTGGGCTAACTCAGAACGGCGCCGACCAATTCTTCGTCGCGGCGTCGTAGGTTTGCACTTTCAGCATCTGGAACTTTGCTTTCAGCTTCCGGGCCGCCTCTTCAGCAGCCTCGAGCGAGGCGAACCATGTCTTGAAGTGTCCATCGACGACAAGAATGAAACCCTCGGTCGGCGGAAGGTCCGCGCGCGACGGCTTGCTCGGTGGCGCTTCTTCGACGGTCGTGAGTACGGGTTTTTTCAAGGAATGGCTCTTTCTGCCGGGGTGTTCGGGGTTGAATCCGCTATCTGTTGTTTAACATGGGCACGAATTGCTCAAATACAACGCGGCTATCGCTTTTTCGGCCCTGCAGCGACATGCATGAATAAGCCGGTGGCTATTTCACCCGGAAGAGCGCATTGTTCGGCCAGTATCCTTACAACAATGCATGGACGTCTGCGACTTCGAATTCAACGGCAATTCGAAAGATAATGTCCGCTTGTGGACGACCGGGAAAGACGGAAATGACTATTTCGCAAGGCTCGTTCCGATCCTACGACTTCAACCGGATGGTTGTGCTCTTCTCAATGATGAATGAGCAGATGGAAGTGTCTTGTGCAATCAGCACGGCCGCTATGGACCACATTGAAGGTACAAAATCGATCAAGCCTGAGCACCGGGAAGCGCAGTACTTCAGGCTACGCGCCAGGATCGATGCCCGCGCCGAGGCAAAACTTCTTGCCACCGAATTTGAAGGCAATCCCCCGGGAATCGTTCTGAGAAGCATTGATTTTTGAGATTGGTCAGGCGACGCCGCGCTCTCCAACGCACTGAACTGCTCTCAACAAGTCGGTGGCGTGATCTTCCGCAGGCCCGATATTATTGATGACGATATCAGGCGCAGCGGTCACGACCGCTCGGCGCAGCCTGTCATCAAGCCGGCCATCGCTCGGACGCGCCCGCGCAGCAAGTCTCTCCGCAAGGACCTCCTCCGGAGCTGTCACCAAAACCACCGTGACATTGACATATGACCGCCGGGCAGATTCGACGATCGTGCGCGACACGTTCACAACCACGACATGACCCGCGCGAATATCATCGGCGATGGAATTCAATAGACCGTAACGCAGACCATGCGCCTCCCACTGGAAGGCGAAATCACCGTGCGCCAACATCTGGCCGAACTGGATCTGGCTGACCGCATCATTGTTCTCGTGAGACGACGCTTCCCGCGTCACCACGCGTTGCGGGAAGACAACATTGCTGTCGCCTTTGCAGGCCGCCTGCACCAGTCCGATCAGCGTGTCCTTTCCCGCGCCGCTAGGACCCACGATGAGAATCAGCCGACCCGGCCCGATCAGGTCCGTGCGATGGGCCGACTGAGTTGCAATGTCGGTCATGCGACGCGGTGCCCTTCGCGCCACACGCTGCGCACGACAGGCAGATCCCGGGCGAGGTGTACGCGGATCAGATCGGCGCGCTTGCCGGCAGCAATCTCTCCTCTGTCCGACAAACCAACGGCTTCCGCCGCCGTCTTGGTCACGGTCCGCACCGCAGCTGCCAGATCAATCGCCGGCACATGCTTCGGCAATTGCAGCGCGGCCATCAGCAGGCTGGACGGAATGTAATCAGACGACATGATGTCCAGCAGACCTTCGCGGGCCATATCCACCGCAGCGATGTTTCCGGAATGCGAGCCGCCGCGCACGACGTTCGGTGCGCCCATCAGCACGTGAATCCCTGCCTGATGCAATCCGCGCGCCGCCTCCATCGTGGTCGGAAATTCGGCCACCGATACGCGATCGCGGATCGCATCCGCCACATTCTCCTCGGTGGTGTCGTCATGACTGGCGAGCGGAATATCGTAGCTGTGAGCCAACGCGACGATCTCGCGCATGTTGGCTTCGCCATAGGTCTTTTGATAGAAAAAGCGCCGCTCGAACATGACATCAAGTTGCGCGTCGGTGAGACCGCCGCTCTTGCCGCGATAGTAATCGCGCAGCTTGCCCTCGTCGCGAAACTGGCGCTGGCCCGGCGTGTGATCCATCAGCGACATCAGGCGAATATCGGGCCGACCTACAAGCTCCTTGGCCTCCTCGACAACGCTGGGCATCGGAATTTCGCAGCGTAGATGCAGGAAATGCTCGGCGCGGAGCAGCCCGCCATCGCGTGCCGTGGAGATCGCCCCCGCAAGAATCCCGGCCTGTCCGTCGACATCGTCGGCACCTTCTTCGCGCCAGACGCGCAACGAATCCAGTACGGTGGTGATACCGCTGGTCGCAAGCTGTCCGTCATAGGACACCACCGCAGCCACCGGGTCCCAGAGCACTTTTGGCCGCGGCACATAATGGGCTTCGAGGTGATCGGTATGCAGTTCGATCAGTCCCGGCATCAGCAGGTCGCCGCGCAAATCCTCGCCGCGCTCCGGCGCATCCCCCTCACCCACATCCGCGATCCTGCCATCCACAACCGCGACCCAGCCGCGCTCGATCACGCGGTCCTTCAGCACCACCTGCGCATTGCTGAAAACAGCGTCGTTTCGTTCAGAAGTCATATCGTCCCTTTTCACGCCGCGGCCGCGAACGAGGTCACATCAATTGTGCGATCGGCAATCAGTTGGCGCACGTCGTCATCATGAACGATGGCAATCATCGCCACATGGCGCTGTTTCTTCTCGGCAATCAGATCAACCACGATTTTGCGGTTAATGCCATCGAGCGATGCGGTCGGTTCATCCAGCAGCAGGATCGGCTTATCCGAGATGAATCCGCGCGCGATGTTAACGCGCTGCTGCTCGCCGCCGGAAAACGTCGACGGCGGCAGGGTCCATAGCCGCTCCGCGATATTGAGACGGCGCAGCAGCGCCCGTGCGCGCTCGCGCGCCTCGTCCCGCGCAATGCCATTAGCGATTAGCGGTTCGGCAACGACGTCGATCGTCGCAACGCGCGGCACGGCGCGTAGAAACTGGCTCACATAACCAATGGTTTGGCGACGAACGCGGAGAATATCACGCGGCGCGGCGCTGGCGATGTCCATCACTCCGCCATTGTGACGCACAGTGATGCGTCCGGCGTCACAGCGGTAGTTCCCGAAGAGCATTTTCAGAATCGATGATTTCCCCGCGCCGGACGGGCCGGACAGCACAACGCACTCGCCTGCATTCACCTGCATGGTGACGCCGGACACGACCGGCAGCCGCACCCCGTTCTGCAAGTGCATGGTGAAGGTTTTTGCAGCACTGGAAATGTCGATCATTGGAGACATACTGTCCTCACGCGGGCAAAATCGAGGAAACGAGGAGTTGAGTATAAGGCTGGTGCGGGTCGTCGAGCACCTGATCGGTAAGCCCCGTTTCGATCACCTTGCCGCCCTTCATCACCATCACTCGATGCGACAGCAGCCGCGCCACCGCGAGATCGTGGGTGACGATGATGACCGCGAGTCCGAGTTCGTTGACCAGCCCGCGCACCAGATCGAGCAGCCGCGCCTGTACGGAAACATCAAGGCCGCCCGTCGGCTCATCCATGAAGACAAGGCGCGGCTCGGTGACCAGGTTGCGCGCGATCTGCAATCGCTGCCGCATGCCCCCGGAATAGATTTTCGGCGCGTCGTCGATCCGATCAGGTGAAATCTCGACGCGCTCCAGCCATGAGGATGAGGTTTCGCGAATCTTGCCGTAATGGTTCCAGCCCACTGCCATCAGCCGCTCGCCGACATTGGCCCCGGCGGACACAGCCATCCGCAGCCCCATCGCCGGATCCTGATGCACATAGCCCCAGTCCGTGCGGAACAGAAAACGCCGCTCTGCTTCGCCGAGCGCAGCGAGATC
Proteins encoded in this window:
- the phnN gene encoding phosphonate metabolism protein/1,5-bisphosphokinase (PRPP-forming) PhnN, translated to MTDIATQSAHRTDLIGPGRLILIVGPSGAGKDTLIGLVQAACKGDSNVVFPQRVVTREASSHENNDAVSQIQFGQMLAHGDFAFQWEAHGLRYGLLNSIADDIRAGHVVVVNVSRTIVESARRSYVNVTVVLVTAPEEVLAERLAARARPSDGRLDDRLRRAVVTAAPDIVINNIGPAEDHATDLLRAVQCVGERGVA
- a CDS encoding DUF1488 family protein; translated protein: MTISQGSFRSYDFNRMVVLFSMMNEQMEVSCAISTAAMDHIEGTKSIKPEHREAQYFRLRARIDARAEAKLLATEFEGNPPGIVLRSIDF
- the phnL gene encoding phosphonate C-P lyase system protein PhnL, which codes for MSPMIDISSAAKTFTMHLQNGVRLPVVSGVTMQVNAGECVVLSGPSGAGKSSILKMLFGNYRCDAGRITVRHNGGVMDIASAAPRDILRVRRQTIGYVSQFLRAVPRVATIDVVAEPLIANGIARDEARERARALLRRLNIAERLWTLPPSTFSGGEQQRVNIARGFISDKPILLLDEPTASLDGINRKIVVDLIAEKKQRHVAMIAIVHDDDVRQLIADRTIDVTSFAAAA
- a CDS encoding SDR family oxidoreductase; this encodes MNLDIKGLRVLVTAGANGIGLAIARAFAGEGAKVHVCDVDTSALAALKTSDPMLTQTVCDVSDRAAVKALFTEAATVLSGLDVLINNAGIAGPTAKVEEMNPEDWDRCLDICLTGQFNCTRLAVPLLRESKNASIVNISSAAGRLGFAMRTPYAAAKWGVIGFTKSLAIELGPDNIRVNAILPGLVAGDRQRRVLEAKAQQRGISFAEMERTAFSYTSIKDYVTPQQLADQIVFMCSPRGKTISGQAISICGDTQMLG
- a CDS encoding alpha-D-ribose 1-methylphosphonate 5-triphosphate diphosphatase, which codes for MTSERNDAVFSNAQVVLKDRVIERGWVAVVDGRIADVGEGDAPERGEDLRGDLLMPGLIELHTDHLEAHYVPRPKVLWDPVAAVVSYDGQLATSGITTVLDSLRVWREEGADDVDGQAGILAGAISTARDGGLLRAEHFLHLRCEIPMPSVVEEAKELVGRPDIRLMSLMDHTPGQRQFRDEGKLRDYYRGKSGGLTDAQLDVMFERRFFYQKTYGEANMREIVALAHSYDIPLASHDDTTEENVADAIRDRVSVAEFPTTMEAARGLHQAGIHVLMGAPNVVRGGSHSGNIAAVDMAREGLLDIMSSDYIPSSLLMAALQLPKHVPAIDLAAAVRTVTKTAAEAVGLSDRGEIAAGKRADLIRVHLARDLPVVRSVWREGHRVA
- the phnK gene encoding phosphonate C-P lyase system protein PhnK is translated as MRDDDQPLLVCEGLSKSYGRQLACDKVSFELYPGEVLAIVGESGSGKSTLLQMLSTQLQPSRGRVSYRMRDGVTRDLAALGEAERRFLFRTDWGYVHQDPAMGLRMAVSAGANVGERLMAVGWNHYGKIRETSSSWLERVEISPDRIDDAPKIYSGGMRQRLQIARNLVTEPRLVFMDEPTGGLDVSVQARLLDLVRGLVNELGLAVIIVTHDLAVARLLSHRVMVMKGGKVIETGLTDQVLDDPHQPYTQLLVSSILPA